A single genomic interval of Bradyrhizobium sp. CCBAU 53338 harbors:
- a CDS encoding PadR family transcriptional regulator: MAKKKTTVKRKAPAATPPAIPTLGYVILTSLAHHPHTGYELTQLMGPPRNYMWEAKHSQVYPTLQLLAEHGYVTFEDIAQESKPDKKVYEVTERGLEALKEWARKGPTHVPVRDEFSVKMAALRLLPPSEAVAVLNRQIELVEGEIAAINLHLVDFVDRFRLPEPAQSNHRQFCLLSAIRLSRDLKLTAMEAYRKLAGELSRATEPAKASRAQSK; this comes from the coding sequence ATGGCGAAGAAGAAGACGACCGTAAAACGGAAGGCCCCTGCGGCAACTCCTCCAGCAATTCCGACGCTTGGTTATGTCATTCTGACGAGCTTGGCCCACCATCCTCATACCGGTTATGAGCTGACTCAATTGATGGGCCCCCCGCGCAATTACATGTGGGAGGCCAAGCACAGCCAAGTCTATCCGACGCTGCAGCTGCTAGCGGAACACGGCTATGTCACGTTCGAGGACATTGCGCAGGAAAGCAAACCGGACAAGAAGGTCTACGAGGTTACGGAGCGCGGCCTCGAAGCTCTCAAGGAGTGGGCGAGAAAAGGTCCGACCCATGTGCCTGTCCGGGACGAGTTCAGCGTAAAGATGGCGGCATTGCGGTTGCTTCCGCCCAGTGAAGCTGTGGCCGTGCTCAACCGGCAAATCGAGCTCGTTGAAGGAGAGATAGCGGCCATCAACCTACACTTGGTCGATTTTGTTGATCGTTTCCGTTTGCCGGAGCCGGCACAGAGCAATCATCGCCAATTCTGCCTGCTATCTGCCATTCGACTCTCGCGCGACCTGAAGCTGACGGCTATGGAAGCCTATCGAAAATTGGCCGGCGAATTGTCGCGCGCCACTGAGCCAGCCAAGGCATCTAGAGCACAGTCAAAATGA
- a CDS encoding FAD-dependent oxidoreductase: METIDTPVLIVGGGPVGLSLAIDLGWRGVEALLIEQERPTARMVHPRMDNVGIRTMEFCRRWGIVEAIEMAGFPRDLPVSIVYATGVLGHELARDVYPDKAHAVPPPFSPQKHELCPQNFFDPVLQNAASSYSTNQLLYQHRLEEFEDKGDHVIAHVRPLLGGEPLCVRAQYLAACDGASSTVAQRLSLGPTNSKVLSCSTNIFVRCPALAQKTLAQRAYRYVLVGPEGVWGSFVNIDGRDTWRLQLLGDETWPNWSEAQINTFVRRGIGADVDYEVLSWLPWSRREITAPKFSSGRCFLVGDSAHQLSPTGGYGMNTGIAEAVDLSWKIAAVLEGWGGPTLLESYDTERRPIAMRNVSQASANLAAMRSVPPEPMLLDQGPAGETARRATGAYTQQAMQREWRSFGIHLGAVYRNSPIVVAESFERAEPDVANFVQVAEAGGRAPHVWLSPGHSTLDLFGRGFVLLEFASEVGAAVGGLTRAAHAVGLPIRHQLIPEPNTIAVYGRRYALVRPDGHISWIGDAIPEEPARLIDRIRGAGGVQGTSALRTLPLSMGSVAS; this comes from the coding sequence GTGGAAACGATCGATACGCCCGTCTTGATAGTCGGCGGAGGGCCGGTCGGCTTGTCGCTTGCAATCGATCTCGGTTGGCGCGGTGTCGAAGCGCTGCTCATAGAGCAGGAGCGGCCGACGGCCCGGATGGTTCATCCTCGCATGGACAATGTCGGCATTCGCACTATGGAATTCTGCCGACGCTGGGGAATTGTCGAGGCCATCGAAATGGCCGGGTTTCCTCGCGATCTGCCGGTCAGCATCGTCTATGCGACGGGGGTCCTCGGCCACGAACTGGCGCGCGATGTCTACCCTGATAAAGCGCACGCGGTCCCGCCACCGTTTAGCCCGCAAAAGCACGAGCTATGCCCTCAAAATTTTTTCGACCCCGTACTCCAGAACGCAGCTTCGAGCTACTCGACCAACCAGTTGCTGTATCAGCACCGCCTAGAGGAATTCGAGGACAAGGGCGACCACGTCATCGCTCACGTGCGCCCGCTGCTTGGTGGCGAACCACTATGCGTGCGTGCGCAGTACCTTGCCGCCTGCGATGGGGCAAGCAGCACAGTCGCACAGCGACTCTCGCTTGGTCCGACAAACAGCAAGGTATTGAGTTGTAGCACGAACATCTTCGTTCGGTGTCCGGCTCTGGCGCAGAAGACGCTCGCCCAACGGGCGTATCGGTACGTGTTAGTCGGGCCTGAGGGGGTTTGGGGAAGCTTCGTCAATATAGACGGGCGCGATACCTGGCGGCTTCAACTGCTCGGCGACGAGACCTGGCCCAATTGGAGCGAGGCGCAGATCAACACTTTTGTGCGACGAGGAATCGGAGCCGATGTTGACTACGAGGTGCTCTCTTGGTTGCCGTGGTCCCGTCGTGAGATCACTGCGCCGAAGTTCAGCTCCGGGCGCTGCTTCCTCGTCGGCGATTCGGCCCATCAGCTCTCTCCGACCGGCGGATACGGCATGAATACGGGCATTGCCGAGGCGGTTGATCTGTCATGGAAGATCGCAGCTGTGTTGGAGGGGTGGGGCGGCCCCACACTCCTGGAAAGCTACGACACAGAGCGGCGCCCGATCGCCATGCGCAACGTGTCGCAGGCGTCCGCGAACCTAGCCGCGATGCGCTCGGTTCCTCCAGAGCCGATGCTGCTCGACCAAGGCCCTGCGGGCGAGACGGCGCGGCGCGCAACAGGAGCCTATACCCAGCAGGCCATGCAGCGGGAATGGAGGTCGTTCGGAATTCATCTTGGGGCGGTCTATCGCAATTCGCCGATCGTCGTCGCTGAATCGTTCGAACGAGCCGAGCCCGATGTCGCGAACTTCGTGCAAGTAGCCGAGGCCGGCGGCCGCGCACCTCATGTTTGGCTCTCGCCGGGCCACTCCACGTTAGACTTATTCGGTCGTGGGTTCGTGCTGCTGGAGTTCGCATCGGAGGTGGGTGCTGCTGTGGGCGGTCTGACCCGTGCGGCGCACGCGGTTGGGCTGCCAATCCGTCATCAGCTCATCCCGGAGCCAAACACCATCGCCGTCTACGGGCGCCGCTACGCTTTGGTCCGCCCGGACGGACACATCAGCTGGATTGGGGACGCTATTCCTGAAGAGCCGGCGCGGCTCATTGATCGCATCCGCGGCGCGGGCGGCGTGCAGGGCACGTCGGCATTAAGAACGCTTCCCTTGAGCATGGGCAGCGTGGCCTCATGA
- a CDS encoding NAD(P)-dependent oxidoreductase, producing MSLTGKTLFITGASRGIGLAIALRAAQDGANVAIAAKTVEAHRHLPGTIYSAAEAIERAGGRALPLAVDVRDESSVEAGVAQAAKTFGGIDICINNASAIHLAGTLQTDIRRFDLMAQVNARGTFITTKACLPHLMKAANPHVLMISPPLDMTPKWFAPHTAYTMAKFGMSMCVLGMSAEFADRGIAVNALWPRTAIATAAIQFALLGENGMRHCRKPESMADAAHAILSKPARAFTGNFLIDDTVLYDEGVREFTHYSVDPALPLMGDMFVPGDLPAPPGVQISSAIDTARS from the coding sequence ATGAGTCTGACCGGCAAAACCCTGTTCATTACCGGCGCAAGCCGAGGCATTGGGCTCGCCATTGCGCTGCGAGCCGCGCAAGACGGCGCCAACGTTGCAATTGCAGCCAAGACTGTCGAGGCGCACCGGCATCTTCCCGGCACGATCTATTCTGCCGCCGAAGCCATCGAGCGAGCTGGGGGCAGGGCGTTGCCGCTGGCCGTCGACGTCCGTGATGAATCCTCCGTCGAGGCCGGCGTTGCCCAAGCGGCAAAGACGTTCGGCGGCATCGACATTTGCATCAATAATGCATCAGCGATCCATCTGGCCGGCACCCTACAAACGGATATCCGGCGCTTCGACTTGATGGCTCAAGTCAACGCACGCGGGACCTTCATCACTACCAAGGCATGCCTTCCGCACCTGATGAAGGCAGCTAATCCGCATGTCTTGATGATATCTCCGCCGCTTGACATGACGCCCAAGTGGTTCGCGCCGCACACCGCCTACACCATGGCGAAGTTCGGCATGAGCATGTGCGTGCTCGGCATGAGCGCGGAATTTGCCGATCGCGGTATTGCTGTCAATGCTCTCTGGCCCCGAACCGCCATTGCGACGGCTGCCATCCAATTTGCATTGCTCGGAGAGAACGGAATGCGTCATTGCCGCAAGCCGGAGAGCATGGCCGACGCAGCCCATGCCATCCTCTCAAAGCCTGCGCGCGCCTTCACGGGCAACTTTCTGATTGACGACACGGTGCTCTATGACGAGGGGGTGCGCGAGTTTACGCATTATAGCGTGGATCCGGCGCTGCCTTTGATGGGAGACATGTTCGTTCCGGGCGACTTGCCGGCCCCACCCGGCGTGCAGATCAGCTCCGCTATCGATACCGCACGGAGCTAA
- the nhaA gene encoding Na+/H+ antiporter NhaA, which translates to MNHDPKFGDLPTAQRLAEQAANTLNRFLHIEAVSGAVLLVAAAAALIWANSTAAPSYHLFWTLPVTIGLGEYVFSQSLHFWVNDALMTVFFLVVGMEIRREVHEGALSRFDQAVLPLIASAGGVLVPALIYLSLNNDAARGHGWAVPTATDIAFAVGVLALLGRRIPVNVRVFLLALAIIDDIIAILIIAVFYTETLQLGGLAIAAVGVLGVLGFQRMGIGAASPYVVPGLLVWVGLFVAGVHPTLAGVVLGLMTPARPIAMREPPLEVASQALGQLKTGDAMKTGDLHLLQQPLRDLRIAHREILPPASRVQMVLHPWVAYGVMPMFALANSGVSIKGADLPAAGLLVTMGTALALIVGKPLGIFGAAWIAVRSGFCCLAPGVSWGGVFLVGLLAGIGFTMSIFISMLAFSSEGFLRAAKLGVLLGSAIAVTLGLGWGAFYVRRS; encoded by the coding sequence ATGAACCACGATCCTAAATTCGGCGATCTTCCGACAGCTCAGCGATTGGCAGAACAGGCTGCGAACACACTTAACCGATTTCTGCATATTGAGGCAGTAAGCGGCGCGGTGCTTCTCGTTGCAGCAGCCGCGGCCTTGATCTGGGCGAATTCGACCGCGGCCCCGAGTTACCACCTCTTTTGGACTCTCCCTGTCACCATTGGCCTTGGTGAGTACGTCTTTTCCCAGTCGCTGCATTTCTGGGTGAATGACGCATTGATGACCGTCTTCTTCCTTGTTGTGGGCATGGAGATTCGGCGGGAGGTTCATGAGGGCGCACTGAGCCGCTTTGACCAGGCCGTTCTGCCGCTGATTGCTTCGGCCGGTGGCGTCCTCGTTCCCGCGCTTATCTATCTAAGCCTCAACAATGATGCTGCTCGGGGACACGGCTGGGCCGTGCCGACCGCGACGGACATCGCCTTTGCTGTTGGCGTCCTCGCCCTGCTTGGACGAAGAATCCCGGTCAATGTGCGAGTGTTCCTACTCGCTCTAGCGATCATCGACGACATCATTGCGATTTTGATCATCGCCGTCTTTTACACCGAAACTCTGCAATTAGGCGGCCTTGCTATCGCAGCCGTTGGCGTTCTCGGGGTCTTGGGATTCCAGCGGATGGGGATCGGTGCGGCATCGCCATATGTGGTGCCAGGTTTGTTGGTTTGGGTCGGATTGTTCGTTGCCGGGGTCCACCCAACACTTGCTGGAGTGGTGCTCGGGTTGATGACTCCGGCTCGCCCCATAGCGATGCGAGAACCTCCGCTGGAGGTGGCGTCGCAAGCGCTCGGACAGTTGAAAACTGGCGATGCGATGAAAACAGGAGATCTGCATTTGTTGCAGCAGCCGTTGCGCGACCTTCGCATAGCTCACCGTGAGATTTTGCCGCCCGCGTCGCGCGTGCAGATGGTACTTCATCCGTGGGTAGCTTACGGAGTGATGCCAATGTTTGCGCTGGCGAATTCGGGGGTCAGCATAAAGGGCGCGGATCTACCCGCTGCCGGCCTGCTGGTGACGATGGGCACCGCACTTGCTTTGATAGTGGGAAAGCCGCTTGGCATTTTCGGAGCGGCCTGGATCGCCGTACGATCGGGGTTCTGCTGCCTTGCTCCCGGGGTTTCTTGGGGCGGCGTCTTTCTCGTCGGACTGCTAGCGGGCATCGGCTTCACCATGTCCATCTTCATCTCGATGCTGGCCTTCTCCAGTGAAGGTTTTTTAAGGGCAGCAAAATTGGGCGTGTTGTTGGGCTCGGCCATAGCCGTGACGCTCGGCCTTGGCTGGGGCGCCTTCTACGTGCGACGTTCGTGA
- a CDS encoding IclR family transcriptional regulator — MKHGTEPNNDLDPNHGAATAIKDMARKKNLRSDPKKAKGLPAGGRLRSKGMPLREREDGEEAGNGIRAMLVGLSMLQAIAKERRPLPLKDVATVSGLSPSRAHRYLSSLLAAGFMEQDVRSGHYALGQAVVELGLVALGQLDHIRIGVDALVAFSEETGFDGHLSVWGSFGPTVVRWQSGRLGYHFRIDEGRVLPLLWSATGRVLMAYREGGEIAPLVKQELAVWNRENPEQQIRRQDVTRMCAAVREFGLSASVPSQQRNGLLDPVFPTVIRLGLETTAAPIFDHRGRVPMALTFFGSVHGSSINSEPALQKKLRAAAQAASRRLGGLAEPPT, encoded by the coding sequence TTGAAGCACGGCACGGAACCGAATAACGATCTTGATCCGAACCACGGCGCAGCCACCGCTATCAAAGACATGGCCCGAAAAAAGAACCTCCGCTCGGATCCGAAAAAAGCTAAGGGCCTTCCAGCTGGCGGCAGGCTCCGGTCAAAGGGAATGCCGCTGCGTGAACGGGAGGACGGGGAAGAGGCCGGCAACGGCATCCGTGCCATGCTCGTTGGTCTATCAATGCTACAGGCGATCGCGAAGGAGCGCCGGCCGCTTCCGCTTAAGGATGTTGCCACCGTCAGCGGACTCAGCCCGAGCCGGGCTCATAGGTATTTGTCAAGCCTGCTCGCGGCGGGCTTTATGGAGCAGGACGTCAGATCAGGCCATTACGCTTTGGGGCAAGCCGTTGTCGAATTAGGATTGGTTGCCCTCGGTCAATTGGATCACATTCGGATCGGCGTGGATGCGCTCGTCGCCTTCAGTGAGGAGACCGGCTTTGACGGACATCTCTCCGTTTGGGGCTCATTTGGTCCGACGGTGGTGCGTTGGCAATCCGGACGCTTGGGCTATCATTTCCGGATCGACGAAGGCCGCGTGCTCCCGCTCTTATGGTCGGCAACCGGGCGCGTGCTCATGGCCTATCGCGAGGGAGGGGAAATTGCCCCGCTGGTGAAGCAAGAGCTTGCCGTGTGGAATCGCGAGAACCCCGAACAGCAGATTCGGCGCCAGGACGTGACGCGCATGTGTGCGGCGGTTCGCGAGTTCGGTCTCTCAGCATCGGTTCCATCGCAGCAACGCAATGGTCTGCTCGACCCCGTATTTCCCACAGTCATCAGACTAGGATTGGAAACCACAGCAGCGCCGATTTTCGATCATCGCGGCCGTGTGCCAATGGCCCTCACGTTTTTTGGGTCAGTCCATGGTTCGTCCATCAATAGCGAACCTGCACTTCAAAAGAAGCTCCGCGCCGCCGCGCAAGCAGCTTCGCGGCGCCTGGGCGGCCTAGCCGAGCCGCCAACTTAG